The DNA segment GGGATGGGATCTGGAAAAGTCCGCAAGAAtggattcgaacacgggacgcccgAAGCGCAACAGCGCTGTATATTGACTCACTGCCCACGAGGCTATCGGCGCAGAACCAGagcataatttttgattagtaatatgcattggtaagaacttcatttggacagccttcaaggtgattttctcaatttttttcccccctcagattccagattttcaaatagttgtatctcggccaaatattgtcctatcctaacaaacatacagCAATGGgatgcatatttattttgctttcaggtgatgtataaagctcagtttAAAAAACCTGGCCCTTATgcatggttttgtggtccagggtcacatatagttaGTTTTACCCAAATACTGGCCCCTAATTaccttaattaaattaaattacattaaaaccaATTACATTGGTTATGAGAAGGCTGGAAACCTCAGGTGAACAGGGTACAAAAATTAACTAACAGATATCACCATACTTTCCAGGTGATTGATTACATTATGAAttgcaaacactttttttgtattacaagttttctggTATGCTATGCCTATATATGCAAATGAGGtattatctaattaaatatgcacagctttgcatacatttctagaaCGAAACATCTGAACCCTGGAGACAGCCAGGATCAAAATTTTATTGACATGTTTAAGTcatatttgagtttttttaacagaggatttttctctttttattgcTCTCTCTGAAAACTGTCAacattcagaagaaaaaaaagaacatgttcaccatttagtttaaaatcaagccaaatcaaagaacaaactccactgtaaaaacctttagattatagataggaataaaactgtgaCGTTTGGTGTATGTGTTACTAAAGTGATAAAGATATGtgttgtaattgaaatctacagacacaaatagataagtgcaataaaataaacacttcaatgtttaatttggatgttttcttccactttttttttccaagttcgTCAGGCGGTGAAATGcttataatactaataaatcaAACATTCCTAAACAGTGAGAATTCTTAGTAAGTTATGATGATAGTGTACCATAGTGTGTGTATTACTAAATTGCACAGGCAGGCCATGATTTATTATGTAACCCAAAAAGTCCCCTTTGGCAACTTGTACAGACTATCATATAATTACAGCTGATGtaagcaaaagcaaaagcatTGGATGATCAAGATACAGCTTgctttgtcagttttttttttcatgagtatttttattttttatgagttATATTTAAATCACTAAGAAATGTCTATATATGtctatatgggtcattctacagatttagttcaaagtcagagttggaaacgtcttgGAAAAAGACgtttttgtcactactgaaagacagtaatatataattaagaagggttatattacatttattctattgttgtattttcaatccaatttttctttgtaaaatgcAAGAAATGGATCATACcaatttcaaagttaaggattcattcgtttaaatttacactgaaccaaaaattatcataacatcttacttgataattcagtatagtttatttttgacaaaacatcctatgttttggtagtgacagcacattttcgGTAGTTTGGTAGCAATCACATCACATTACaaattttaacccacatacgaaaacattactaaaacacactaaaacacacacaaaaaaatcattttcataagtttaaatttaggggttagggtttgggacagccacctcccaattgcaagtacccactaaattatgattttatatatattactgacattttaaatactattgtgattttaaatagataataaaatggtcttagtaaacatctaagatttgaatacttaagtgctttttaaatgtgtttaacttGTGTGCTCAtccattttgttttttcccaaCGTTAGCAATTTTGAGTGCTGGGAGATCAAACAGAACTACATGAAAACAAAGACCCCTGGCCAACTGCTTTTCAAAGGTAGGTATCTGGTGACGACTAAACCACACTGACCACCAGACCAGGGTTCAAAGCCTGTCATTCATACCACTATCTAAACTGATGGCTCTTCTTTGTTGGGAAATGCTCCCTGACCTGGACTGACAGTTGATATGCAAAAGAGATTTTATAATCTTCACAAGATTTTAAAGgtttgaaaatcaaaaagtaCTGAGTATTAGTCAACATACATAACTATAGGGATATGATTAGGGTTTGGTTTAAATTTTCTTGTAAACAATTATGCAAAACCTTGTAAGTACATGTACTATCTGGACAAATACATTAAATCCAGCATGTAATTGAACACTTTAGACACTGCATTTGCAGCAACATATTTGCAAAATGATGCTATAAGATTTTAGACAATTTTATCTTTATAGCCATCAGGTTCACTCAGGTGTTCTAGCTGAGTTCCATTAAGTTTGACATAcagaaagtgtccaaatactttatagttactgtttgtttaaatcacattcttaaaaataaaggtgcttcacaatgccatagaagaaccttctTGTCTAAAcagttccataaagaacctttaacatctgaagaacctttctgttccacaaaaggttctttgtgatAAATAAGGTTCTTAAGATTCTAAAAAGGTAAGCaagaaatggttctttaaagaaccttagactgaatggttctttgtggaaccaaaaatggttcttctatggcatcgcttaaagaaccttttgaagcacctttagttttaagagtgtaatacAACGGCGTTAAATAATGTCAGATTCCTTATGCAGGTAAGAGACCTGCTGAGAATGTGGACATAATGGTTCTTGAGACGGACTACAGCTCATATGCTATGGTGGCTTTTAAGAGAGCAGGGAAAATTACCATGAAACTATATGGTAGGTGTTCTATAGTCTCTATTTTAAACTTCTTACACCCACCTTTTAGTGTCACAATGGCACCACTGAGGAAAAAAGCActgttttaatcaaatttttattCGTTTGAAAGGACGGTCCAGTGAGGTGCCAGATAATATAGTGGATAAATTTGAGGATCGTgcaaaaatttttaatttgggATTGGACGTAACCTTCCAGTATCCTGACTATGGTGAGAAAAATGGACAAGTTAGGCTATAATAAAACCAGTGatgaatacttttttaattCGAGGCTCTTTTCCAGGGTTCTGCGAGTCCACAGAAAAGGTTCTGGGTAAGatgtacatttgtttgttttacatcaGCGTAATGTTTAATTAACTAACATTTTCAGAACGACATGTATTGTTAAGAAATGTAATAACTGTTACATTCTAAACAACGCACTGCTGATTCTAATATCATATTCGCGCacgtttattttaatgattcaaACCGTTcgttttaataattcaaatgaACCGATTCGTAAAGCGTATATAAATACTCTGCATTAATGGAGGACACTGACACAACATGAAACACATTCGAAAACAGAGCATAAAATgtttaactaaatatttatttcactaCGTGCAATAACATGGCAGTAACACAGCTGTGCGAACTGATTCGTGTGAATcgtttaaaagaaccatttagaACGAATCGGACTTCTCGACTGCTCGGTGCTGTTGCTTGGTGTTAGGCAACATTTACTGATTGGCTGAAAGGAATTTTTCATCTACCAGAAAGAGCCAATCCGGCCATTTGTGCATCTCCTGCTTGTGTTAGAATCacgttttctgttttaaaaccaTGTGTTGCTAAACTTGCATAACTTAAATTAGGTTTTGTAACACTTAGaaactgtataattttgcaACCTAACACTATCTTTGCTTTGTCCACCAGATTTGACTTAAGACTGACTGGCCAGCATCTTGTGAGCACTCTGAGAAATGCTTGTGCTAAGAATTGCACCAATAAAGTTATTTCAaggttttatgtgttttaaaattgcattttctaGTTTGAGCATGAACAACAGATAGTGAGAAAAGTGCATCccctaatgtttattttttggttaCATCCTTGCTAATAAGCATCTAAAGTGGTGATTTTCCTCAAGCTATTCTAGatgcaacaaaaaaaagcacttaTAAAACAAGGCAAAGTCAGCTTGATGAGGTTAGTGTGGTTTGTGATGTAACCCTCACAACAAGCCTCTGCCTGCCCACCCTTTTAGAGTTACACAACACAAAGGGGTAAACATGTTACATATCCAACATTCCAAAAGATGTCCTAAGGAAATCATTTTCTGATGGAATAACATCTAACGCAGAAATGAACTAGTTTTAACTCAAAACGGCTATTTGCTGCAACTCTCACAGCTGCTGCACAAGAGATTAATTTGGAGAGAATGCATTTTGATAATTTGCTTTACAG comes from the Labeo rohita strain BAU-BD-2019 chromosome 24, IGBB_LRoh.1.0, whole genome shotgun sequence genome and includes:
- the c8g gene encoding complement component C8 gamma chain translates to MIRFWLHLFFVLAWLGFWEPAEARRARFKPIPPKPKKSDAEQAIEKLAPVQNINIDQMSGKWYLLTVASRCKNLLESGFKVESTTVTWTVTGDMVSVSTVRKLNFECWEIKQNYMKTKTPGQLLFKGKRPAENVDIMVLETDYSSYAMVAFKRAGKITMKLYGRSSEVPDNIVDKFEDRAKIFNLGLDVTFQYPDYGFCESTEKVLDLT